In Comamonas sp. lk, the following proteins share a genomic window:
- the purL gene encoding phosphoribosylformylglycinamidine synthase produces MTLHLTQFEGGNALSSFRAQQLLTDLVAIHPKITGVCARFVHLVATEGGASAAAPAPELQERLSALLTYGDPFEGGSEGAAFVVTPRLGTISPWASKATDIARNCGLNVFRVERITEYRVSLKSGLLGNVLGHSPELSAEQTAQIAALLHDRMTESVFATRAEAEKLFSALQAAPMEFVDVLGGGAAALEKANKQWGLALAQDEIEYLENAFKGLKRNPTDVELMMFAQANSEHCRHKIFNANFTIDGVAQEKSLFGMIRNTEAVSPQHTVVAYSDNASIMEGHQVERFIAPFEGVSAAGAEGTNAPSYQKQSAINHVLMKVETHNHPTAISPFPGASTGNGGEIRDEGATGRGSKPKAGLTGFTVSKLWGSEVGKPEHIASPLQIMIEGPLGGAAFNNEFGRPSLTGYFREYEQQVGDITRGYHKPIMIAGGLGVIDSEQTQKILFPAGTLLIQLGGPGMRIGMGGGAASSMASGTNATELDFDSVQRGNPEIERRAQEVINHCWQQGAANPILAIHDVGAGGLSNAFPELTNDAGRGARFDLRKVNLEESGLAPKEIWSNESQERYVMAIAPESLAQFTAFCERERCPFAVIGTATEERQLVLEDTAVESGDQKFPVDMPMNVLLGKPPKMVKDVTTVVRELPAIDLTGVPLEKAVIDVLAHPTVASKRFLITIGDRAVGGLTHRDQMVGPWQVPVADVAVTLADYQGFKGEAMAMGERTPLAAINAPASGRMAVAEAITNMLAAPIELSKVKMSANWMAACGEAGEDADLYATVKAVGMELCPALNISIPVGKDSLSMRTQWNENGVTKKVTSPVSLIITGFASIDDVRTTLTPQLNATEEDTTLVLIDLSHGKMRMGGSIIGQVLNQSGNETPDLDQPKDLIAMVDAVNALRAKGQILAYHDKGDGGLLATVAEMAFAGHVGVALNVDMLITEGDGISDSRMDSGEGKNWGNQVSGRREDLTLRALFNEELGAVLQIKTADRAEVLQTLREHGLATCSHIVGKTRPASSPVEMGKGELQVWRDAKKVFGATLSDLHQVWDAVSWKIAQQRDNPVCADSEHAAAGVANDPGMHVQLTFDPQENVAAPFINVAAKPGVAVPSLNAARPRVAVLREQGVNSHVEMAYAFTEAGFDAVDVHMTDLQSGRAQLKDFAGVVACGGFSYGDTLGAGIGWARSITFNDRLSEQFQAFFGRQDTFGLGVCNGCQMFAELADIIPGAQDWPRFTQNQSNRFEARLSMVEVLESPSLFLQGMAGSRLPIAVAHGEGYANFKFRGNPDQVIGAMRYVDNFGQPTEQYPFNPNGSAGGLTAVTTADGRFTAMMPHPERVFRNVQMSWTSGDKSEFSPWLRVWRNARKWLG; encoded by the coding sequence GTGACCTTGCATCTGACACAGTTTGAGGGTGGAAACGCCCTGAGCTCGTTCCGCGCCCAACAGCTTTTGACCGACCTGGTCGCCATCCACCCCAAGATCACAGGCGTTTGCGCGCGCTTTGTGCATCTGGTGGCTACAGAGGGAGGCGCTTCAGCCGCTGCTCCTGCGCCTGAGCTGCAAGAGCGCCTTTCGGCGCTCTTGACCTATGGCGACCCCTTTGAAGGTGGCAGCGAGGGCGCGGCCTTTGTGGTCACCCCCCGCCTGGGCACGATCTCGCCCTGGGCTTCCAAGGCCACCGACATTGCCCGCAACTGCGGCTTGAACGTGTTTCGCGTGGAGCGCATCACCGAATACCGCGTCAGCCTCAAGAGCGGCCTGCTGGGCAATGTTCTGGGTCACTCGCCCGAGCTGTCGGCCGAGCAAACGGCCCAGATCGCCGCCTTGCTGCACGACCGCATGACGGAATCGGTCTTCGCCACCCGCGCCGAAGCGGAAAAGCTGTTCTCTGCCCTGCAAGCCGCGCCCATGGAGTTTGTGGATGTGCTGGGCGGTGGCGCTGCTGCTTTGGAGAAAGCCAACAAGCAGTGGGGTCTGGCGCTGGCGCAAGACGAGATCGAGTACCTGGAAAATGCTTTCAAGGGCTTGAAGCGCAACCCCACCGACGTGGAGCTGATGATGTTCGCTCAGGCGAACTCCGAGCACTGCCGCCACAAGATCTTCAATGCCAACTTCACCATTGATGGTGTGGCCCAGGAAAAATCGCTGTTCGGCATGATCCGCAACACCGAAGCCGTCTCGCCCCAGCACACGGTGGTGGCGTACTCGGACAATGCCTCCATCATGGAAGGCCATCAGGTGGAGCGTTTCATCGCCCCGTTTGAAGGCGTATCGGCCGCAGGCGCAGAAGGTACAAACGCTCCCAGCTATCAAAAGCAAAGCGCCATCAACCATGTGCTGATGAAGGTGGAAACACATAACCACCCCACGGCCATCTCGCCCTTCCCCGGTGCTTCCACCGGCAACGGCGGTGAAATCCGTGACGAAGGCGCCACTGGCCGCGGCTCCAAGCCCAAGGCCGGCCTGACCGGCTTTACGGTCTCTAAGCTCTGGGGCAGCGAAGTCGGCAAGCCCGAGCACATTGCCAGCCCGCTGCAGATCATGATCGAAGGCCCGCTGGGTGGCGCGGCTTTCAACAACGAATTCGGCCGTCCCAGCCTGACCGGCTATTTCCGCGAATACGAGCAGCAAGTCGGCGATATCACCCGCGGCTACCACAAGCCCATCATGATCGCCGGCGGTCTGGGCGTGATCGACTCCGAACAGACCCAAAAGATTCTGTTCCCTGCCGGCACGCTGCTGATCCAGCTGGGCGGCCCCGGCATGCGCATCGGCATGGGCGGCGGTGCGGCCAGCTCCATGGCCAGCGGCACCAATGCCACCGAACTGGACTTCGACTCGGTGCAGCGCGGTAACCCCGAAATTGAACGCCGTGCGCAGGAGGTCATCAACCACTGCTGGCAGCAGGGCGCGGCCAACCCCATCCTGGCGATCCACGATGTGGGCGCGGGCGGCCTGTCCAATGCCTTCCCCGAGCTGACCAACGATGCCGGCCGTGGCGCACGCTTCGATCTGCGCAAGGTCAACCTGGAAGAGTCCGGCCTGGCACCCAAGGAAATCTGGTCCAACGAATCGCAAGAGCGCTATGTGATGGCGATTGCGCCCGAATCGCTGGCCCAGTTCACCGCTTTCTGCGAGCGCGAGCGCTGCCCGTTTGCCGTGATCGGCACGGCCACCGAAGAGCGTCAGCTGGTGCTGGAAGACACGGCTGTGGAGTCGGGCGACCAGAAGTTCCCGGTCGACATGCCCATGAACGTGCTGTTGGGCAAGCCGCCCAAGATGGTCAAGGACGTGACGACGGTGGTGCGCGAGCTGCCCGCTATCGACCTGACCGGCGTGCCGTTGGAAAAGGCAGTCATTGACGTCCTGGCGCACCCCACCGTGGCTTCCAAGCGCTTCCTGATTACCATCGGCGACCGCGCCGTGGGTGGTTTGACCCACCGCGACCAGATGGTCGGCCCCTGGCAAGTGCCTGTGGCCGACGTGGCCGTGACGCTGGCTGACTACCAGGGCTTCAAGGGCGAAGCCATGGCCATGGGCGAGCGCACGCCGCTGGCGGCCATCAACGCTCCTGCCTCGGGCCGCATGGCCGTGGCCGAAGCCATCACCAATATGCTGGCTGCGCCCATCGAGCTGAGCAAGGTCAAGATGTCGGCCAACTGGATGGCTGCTTGCGGCGAAGCCGGTGAAGACGCCGACCTGTACGCCACCGTCAAGGCCGTGGGCATGGAGCTGTGCCCGGCGCTGAACATCTCGATTCCCGTAGGCAAGGACAGCCTGTCCATGCGCACGCAGTGGAACGAGAACGGCGTGACCAAGAAGGTGACTTCGCCCGTCAGCCTGATCATCACCGGCTTTGCCAGCATCGACGATGTGCGTACCACGCTGACACCTCAGTTGAACGCCACCGAAGAAGACACCACCCTGGTGCTGATCGACCTGTCGCACGGCAAGATGCGCATGGGCGGCTCCATCATCGGTCAGGTGCTCAATCAGTCCGGCAACGAAACGCCGGATCTGGACCAGCCCAAGGACTTGATCGCCATGGTGGACGCAGTGAATGCACTGCGCGCCAAGGGCCAGATCCTGGCCTACCACGACAAGGGTGACGGCGGCCTGCTGGCCACCGTGGCCGAAATGGCTTTTGCCGGTCATGTGGGCGTGGCGCTGAATGTGGACATGCTGATCACCGAAGGCGACGGCATCTCCGACAGCCGCATGGACAGCGGCGAAGGCAAGAACTGGGGCAACCAGGTCTCCGGCCGCCGCGAAGATCTGACGCTGCGCGCACTGTTCAACGAAGAACTGGGCGCCGTGCTGCAGATCAAGACGGCCGACCGCGCCGAAGTGCTGCAGACCCTGCGTGAGCATGGCCTGGCCACATGCAGCCACATCGTGGGCAAGACACGCCCCGCATCCTCGCCCGTGGAAATGGGCAAGGGCGAGCTGCAGGTCTGGCGCGATGCCAAGAAGGTGTTTGGCGCCACATTGAGCGATCTGCATCAGGTCTGGGATGCCGTGAGCTGGAAGATTGCTCAGCAGCGCGACAACCCGGTCTGTGCCGATAGCGAGCACGCCGCCGCTGGCGTGGCGAACGACCCGGGCATGCATGTGCAGCTGACCTTCGATCCGCAAGAGAATGTGGCCGCGCCCTTTATCAACGTGGCCGCCAAGCCTGGCGTGGCCGTGCCGTCGCTGAATGCAGCACGACCCCGCGTGGCCGTGCTGCGTGAGCAGGGCGTGAACTCCCACGTGGAAATGGCCTATGCCTTCACCGAGGCCGGCTTTGACGCGGTGGACGTGCACATGACCGATCTGCAGTCGGGCCGTGCGCAGCTCAAGGACTTTGCCGGTGTCGTGGCCTGCGGCGGTTTCAGCTATGGCGACACTCTGGGTGCCGGCATTGGCTGGGCGCGCTCCATCACCTTCAACGATCGCCTGTCCGAGCAGTTCCAGGCCTTCTTCGGCCGCCAGGACACCTTCGGTCTGGGCGTGTGCAACGGCTGCCAGATGTTTGCCGAACTGGCCGACATCATTCCCGGTGCACAGGACTGGCCGCGCTTTACGCAAAACCAGAGCAACCGCTTTGAAGCGCGTCTGTCCATGGTGGAAGTGCTGGAATCGCCCAGCCTGTTCCTGCAAGGCATGGCCGGTTCGCGTCTGCCCATCGCCGTAGCTCACGGCGAGGGCTATGCCAACTTCAAGTTCCGTGGCAACCCGGATCAGGTGATTGGCGCCATGCGCTATGTAGACAACTTTGGTCAGCCTACCGAACAGTACCCGTTCAACCCCAACGGCTCTGCCGGTGGCTTGACCGCTGTGACCACGGCCGACGGCCGCTTCACGGCCATGATGCCCCACCCCGAGCGCGTATTCCGCAACGTGCAGATGAGCTGGACTTCGGGTGACAAGTCCGAATTCAGCCCATGGCTGCGCGTGTGGCGCAACGCGCGCAAGTGGTTGGGTTAA
- the map gene encoding type I methionyl aminopeptidase: MSITLKTPEDIERMRVAGRFASDVLDYITPHIKAGITTQQIDDLCAERMAQQGTKTACLGYQPPGMTPFPAYVCTSVNHVVCHGIPNDKPLKKGDIVNVDVTIITDDGWFGDNSRMFIIGEGTIAAKRLCQLTFEAMWKGVQQVKAGATLGDVGHAIQTFAEGHNLSVVREYCGHGIGQVFHDEPQVLHYGRPGEGVRLEEGMVFTIEPMLNLGKRDIKAMPDGWTVVTKDRSLTAQWELMLAVTKTGYDVLTWSDGSPTPPDFITAIRT; this comes from the coding sequence ATGAGCATCACACTGAAGACTCCCGAAGACATCGAGCGCATGCGCGTGGCAGGCCGTTTTGCTTCGGATGTGCTGGACTACATCACCCCCCACATCAAAGCCGGCATCACCACGCAGCAGATCGACGATTTGTGCGCCGAACGCATGGCCCAGCAAGGCACCAAGACCGCCTGCCTGGGTTACCAGCCGCCGGGCATGACGCCCTTCCCGGCCTATGTCTGCACCTCGGTCAACCATGTGGTCTGCCACGGCATTCCCAATGACAAGCCTTTGAAGAAGGGCGATATCGTCAATGTGGACGTGACCATCATCACCGACGACGGCTGGTTTGGCGACAACAGCCGCATGTTCATCATCGGCGAGGGCACGATTGCTGCCAAACGCCTGTGCCAGCTCACGTTTGAAGCCATGTGGAAGGGCGTGCAGCAGGTCAAGGCCGGTGCCACCCTGGGCGATGTGGGCCATGCCATCCAGACGTTTGCCGAAGGCCACAACCTGTCCGTGGTGCGCGAGTACTGCGGCCACGGCATCGGCCAGGTGTTCCACGACGAGCCCCAGGTGCTGCATTACGGCCGCCCCGGCGAAGGCGTGCGACTGGAAGAAGGCATGGTCTTCACCATCGAGCCCATGCTCAATCTGGGCAAGCGCGACATCAAGGCCATGCCCGACGGCTGGACCGTGGTCACCAAGGACCGCAGCCTGACCGCCCAATGGGAGCTGATGCTGGCCGTCACCAAGACCGGTTATGACGTGCTGACCTGGTCGGACGGCTCGCCCACGCCGCCGGACTTCATCACCGCCATCCGCACCTGA